A section of the Acidimicrobiia bacterium genome encodes:
- a CDS encoding helicase, producing the protein MSEKILAEGQILSGSLFDEPMRVETVRPNGPDTWVVGLVGTQSERFRSVILTTRDIEALTILDARHSYDGDGRLVRLGLQAYSLGIAYEFDPYFGLSISRVDPLPHQLEAVYDHLLKLARVRFLLADDAGAGKTIMAGLLIRELEL; encoded by the coding sequence ATGAGCGAGAAGATCCTAGCTGAAGGCCAGATTCTCTCCGGTTCGCTGTTCGACGAGCCAATGCGCGTGGAGACCGTGCGCCCGAACGGCCCGGACACGTGGGTGGTGGGGTTGGTCGGCACGCAGTCGGAGCGGTTCCGCAGCGTCATCCTCACGACTCGCGATATCGAGGCCCTCACCATCCTCGATGCTCGACACTCCTACGACGGCGACGGGCGCCTTGTCCGGCTCGGGCTGCAAGCGTATTCCCTCGGCATCGCCTACGAGTTCGACCCGTACTTCGGCCTGTCCATCTCTCGGGTGGACCCCCTGCCGCACCAACTAGAGGCTGTCTACGATCACCTGCTCAAACTCGCCCGAGTCCGGTTCTTGCTGGCCGACGACGCCGGCGCCGGCAAGACGATCATGGCCGGCCTGCTCATCCGGGAGCTTGAACTG